In Drosophila miranda strain MSH22 chromosome XR, D.miranda_PacBio2.1, whole genome shotgun sequence, the genomic window CGGCAATCCAAATCATCTGCGGGACGATTATGTGGGGTCCAGACGGGTTCTCCAACGAAATACCGACGGGCTTTGATAAAGTTCTATGGGGATACGAGAGTAACGATTAGAAAACAATAATTTTGCCATAAGGAATGCAATTTACATTAGAGTCCAACGTGAAACGATGGTAGATACCCGCCGGAATAATAATCAAATCTCCTTTAACCACTTGTATTCTCAGCCACTGCTCCTCGTTGCTGAAACGACGAAAAATTACCATTTTGAGCAAATTCCGAATAAACAGTCGCTAGATAACCTACTCGCGGACATCGAAGTAGCCCGATCCATCCAATACCAAACGTATCTCCTCGTCCGTATGCAGATGTTCCGTAAAAAAGTTCTTCAGCTTATTGGCGTAGTCCGGAAGGCACTTCTCCGAGCAGGTGATCTGCAACGAAGAGGAGATTAACAGGTGCTCTCTAAACGGACTCAGATCTTGCCTCATCATCGTAGGTATAGCCACGTTTGGCCCGCAGCTCCCCTAGAATCGCGTCGTTTTGGTAATCGTCAGCGTTGATCTGCCGGAAAGAAACgatcgtttaagataagcttACTTCAAGGTCAGTCCAAAGTAAATGGAATCACACATGCCTTGAAATATTCCACGCCCGTCTTCTGGTACAGTTCAGGAAGCTCCAGATAGTCCGGCGGACTGCGATGATGCTCCAGTCGCTGATCGGTCGCCTGCTCGTCGTCCATAAACCATACTTTCACCattttttaataataaatatttatttcttGATTGTCCTCTTAACATGAGCAGTGCTCTAAAGCAGAGAAATCCGTCAGTGCTGTAAAACTCTGCGTGGTAGCAGGTCTGTTAGGAGTAACATTGGTCTGTAAATTTGAATGAATAACAGATGTGTAAGAGCTTCATGTTTTTATAGTAAATATATTTCCattaaaaaagaaacactTGACATAGCGATTACGCCGACAGCTTGGATAGCTGCTCCTGCAGCTCTGAGGTATCAATGGGCCCCTTCGACTGGACCTGGGTCGTGGCTCCAGCCAGCGAGGCGGCCAAGAGTCGGGCACAGCTCTTCTTGTGCATGAACCAGTGCAGACGCTGGCACTCCCGATCGCAATACTGCACCGCCTTGCACTTGGAGCACTTCTTGTCAGGCTTCTCTTGTCCACAGGTGCTGCAGTAGCTGGTTTCGTCCTGCAAAATGCCAAATGTTGAGCGATTGGAATGCTTTTCAATGAGAACAACAGATAAAACCCACCACAAAGCCGCGCATTCCGTTGATGGCATTGCGGAGGATAACCAGTGCCGGCGGGGCATCCTTGCCTCCAAATTGGGTGGCTATCTGCCTGAAGATGGTGCACTCCCGCACGGGAAACTCCCGCGCACACTCCCTTAACGTGTACTCCACGTAGTCCAGCTGGCCCTGTTCGTTTTCCTTAAGCACCCGCTTCACGAACAGCTCGATAAAGTCGTTCTTGTTTACCTCCGGCTCGCCTCCGCCAGTCTTCTCCTTGTGTTGCGCCTTGAACTGCTCCTCACAGCGGATCAGCTCTGCCACGATCCAGCCCTGGTAGTGGAACTTGAAGGCCAGAAGCTCGTTCATGTCGTGTGTCTTCTGCATCTCCTTCTCGCACATTAGTGCCAGGGTTTTGCGCAGGTTGCTCAGTATCCTGAGAAGTCCTAGGGACTGGGCGTTCAGTGCGATTCTCACGGGATGCAGATTGATTTCGATGACAAAGGTGTGAAAGGCTGATAGCAGCGCAGGCGGAATTAACGGCTCCGTTTGCTGGCCGTGCGCCTGTGTGTAGTACTCCAGTCCAGATCGGGTAATATAGTTGTTAATTGTCTCCACGCAGGCATGGTTTCCCACGAAGGCGGCCATCTGTGAGGCGGTGCGCGAGACGCTGTTGATGCTGCTCGGATTGATGCCGGCATCCAGCAGCTGGCGGCACACGTCAGTGCTGCCGGACAGGGCCGCAAAGTGCAAAGGTGTATAGTCGGTCCCATGCTGATTCAAGTGGACATCGGCGCCCTGTTGGGGGAAAAGGGTGGTGTTTGGGAGATCATTCCGCTACTGCGATGTGGACAAACTCACCATGTCTAGCAGTATTTGCACAGCCTCTTTGTTGCCTTTGAAGCTCGCACACGCCAGAAGCGACATGCCCGTGTCGTCCACAAAGTTAACGTCCTTCAGCTGGCTGAACAGCTGCGTGAACCCACTCTTGTCATTCTTGGCTATGCGCTCCAGCAGCAGTTGTATATCGTCCAGTTGGGAGCTCTTGCTGTACGCGGCCATATCGAGTGGGGTTTATTTCCTATTTGCAAGGATTTTAGTCAGAAAAATGAACAAAATTGAAGGAAAATTCACGGTTTCCAGCGTGCAGTAGAAATAGCGATGGGATGTAAGAAGTGCGATAGTTCAGAGCCTTACAGCACTGTTTCTATTTAAAAGTATTGATATATGTGATAGATGCATCAACATCTCAAACTGCCGCGAACATTCGAAAACTTAATATTTTTCACGGCAGTAAACGAAATAATATGTTCACCGTAATTGATTTTTAATCAGTGATTTTTAAACAGTATTATTAGCTAGCTAAGACTCTCATCTCTGAAAATATAATTTTATGAAGAATAAAATATTTCGAATGGTGGGAATTGATGAGATTTTTGTCCTATTTTGTATATTCCATTTATTCTAAATAGGTAAAAAACAGAAGATAAcaattttattatatttaatttattgtttTCGCGGCGTGCCCAGAGTGGGAGGAAAAAAATAGTTACTCCACGTTTGGAAAATTTCGGAAAATATTGTTGTGGCCGCGGCcggagcaaaaaaaaaaaggttaaAGGCTGCTCTCTATATACTTATTTAGTTGTATTTTCTTTACAACGACGCGCAGCAACCGCTCGGTTCAAAAAATTTTGAGAATTTGATAATATGTGGGTAGTGATGTAAAAACACATCGAGCATCGATGTTTTTTGCCGATATTTACCGATGTTTTCCGGTGTTTTTGCCTGTACCGATGTTGAGCGATGCATCGATGTTTTGCAAAACATCGATCAATTAATTTAAAATCTGTAAGCAGCAACGCAGCAATACCAAAGTAAGTAAACATATTTGACTTAAAATGAATCAAATTTACTATAGATGGTATACATTTGTTTAAATATGAAACTGGGAACGCCAGTTTGAAACATCGGTCATACATCGATGCATCGAAGAATCAATCCGACGTATCAATCCAACATCGATacaatataccgtccgaccctcagaaatataccgaaacataccgcctccttttcaaaatataccgtaaatatactgacgaattcaagttctattttacatattcctcgttttcgATATTCCgacgaatattactagctatatagaacatttagccatgcccacataattttatccgattgataaaTCACTTTCCTACAAGAATGGTTAAATTTAAGTTCTCATCTTTATTGGATTGTTCAAAAAAGGGTCAACAACCATGCTCACAAAACTAATGTTTTTACATGGTAATTACACGCTGACTACACATGTTCTACATTTTTATGTAATATTCAAAAGTGACACCTGAAACGCGTACGTTTAGACGTTTTTTCATATAAGCCCAATGGAAGCGCCAGTGTGAAAACCGTCCGTTATCCACTTTTGGACATGTATTTTTTCCGACATTTTTGAAAAGCTTAGATTTTCACAGCAAACGATCAGAAACTCGATGTTGTTCCCGAATTAGAATTCGATGTGGCCTGGGACATGGCTCTATGTGACATATCTACATTGGTGCATGGGGCAAGAGGGTGAGGCCATATAGCGTCCTTGATACGATATACGGTCTGACTCTCAGTAATATAATGGAATATACCTTCTCATTTAttaatataccgtaaatataccacCCTACTTAAGCAAGTAAGCCGCGGactattgtattgtatattcTTATATCCTTCCATTTACTTACCAACCAAAATTTCCACGATATCTTTCATCTGAACTTCCAAAAATTTAATCATATTCGTGGAGTGTATTGTAATACCCACTGTTTAATCGTTCTCTATCCATGATCGGAAATCATTTTTCTCGATTTGGACATTCTGTCCAATGTAACTGGATATCTGGGCCCCTCAGCCCGGAACACAAAGTTTTATCCGAGTAATAAATCAATTTCTATACAATACTGGCTAATTTGAACGATCCACTTTATTAAATAGCTCAGAATATTAggtttcaacaaaaaaatccTTTTTTTACATGGCAACTACACGGTAACTACACACTTGCCACATATCAACAACATATTTACGGAGTATGCTTTTTTATACAACCATACAAACCATAAGCTGCAAAATTGCGTTGAAAAAGCTTTCACTTGTGTCTGCATTCATTGAACCCTTAACTCTGTAATATCTTTCCCTAGGGTAAGCGGAATGAAGCTCATTCCGTTGCTATGTTTCGGGACACTGCTGCTATCAATACTATCGACTAGATAATCGCTAGCACTGCGCGCCAAAGTGGAATTTTTTGAATGTGAATAAGTGACAAGGGTATGAATGAAATCCAGTGGAATAAATTGGGAaaaaccatatctatcagattgccgaaCGGATCATTAATAAAGCCAGAACGAACATATGAAATTGCAAATAATTTTCCCCTTAAACGCGCCTACCCATTCTTtcactctctctgtctcttcgTAGAGCATGTTGCGCCCCTGGCGGAGGGAAGCGAGATAGCAGCAAAGCAGGTGTTGGTGTGAGAagtgaaaaagagagagacagacgtAGCGGAATAACTAACCATCGGGGTTCCTCTCCTTCTCTCTATGTGTTTTATGTTAAAGAGATCCCCCTCACCAGAGTATCCATCAAATTAATTCGTCCCGTTTGCAAACAGCGAAACAGAGGGATGGAGAGTATGCGGCAGTCATCGGCTCCGAGATTCATTCCGGGACTTTCTTATATTCTCGCTTGTGgcaattaaaatttttttaaacCAGTAGAATTTTAGTTGAAGGTTTAATAtttatacaaatttaaaaatacaCATAAGttggtatatatgtataaaatgcACATTAGACCTGGTTTAATTGCACAAAACTCTCAGCTTGATGCTTCAGGTAGGACTTGCGGCAATCCAAATCATCTGCGGGACGATTATGTGGGGTCCAGACGGGTTCTCCAACGAAATACCGACGGGCTTTGATAAAGTTCTATGGGGATACGAGAGTAACGATTAGAAAACAATAATTTTGCCATAAGGAATGCAATTTACATTAGAGTCCAACGTGAAACGATGGTAGATACCCGCCGGAATAATAATCAAATCTCCTTTAACCACTTGTATTCTCAGCCACTGCTCCTCGTTGCTGAAACGACGAAAAATTACCATTTTGAGCAAATTCCGAATAAACAGTCGCTAGATAACCTACTCGCGGACATCGAAGTAGCCCGATCCATCCAATACCAAACGTATCTCCTCGTCCGTATGCAGATGTTCCGTAAAAAAGTTCTTCAGCTTATTGGCGTAGTCCGGAAGGCACTTCTCCGAGCAGGTGATCTGCAACGAAGAGGAGATTAACAGGTGCTCTCTAAACGGACTCAGATCTTGCCTCATCATCGTAGGTATAGCCACGTTTGGCCCGCAGCTCCCCTAGAATCGCGTCGTTTTGGTAATCGTCAGCGTTGATCTGCCGGAAAGAAACgatcgtttaagataagcttACTTCAAGGTCAGTCCAAAGTAAATGGAATCACACATGCCTTGAAATATTCCACGCCCGTCTTCTGGTACAGTTCAGGAAGCTCCAGATAGTCCGGCGGACTGCGATGATGCTCCAGTCGCTGATCGGTCTCCTGCTCGTCGTCCATAAACCATACTTTCACCattttttaataataaatatttatttcttGATTGTCCTCTTAACATGAGCAGTGCTCTAAAGCAGAGAAATCCGTCAGTGCTGTAAAACTCTGCGTGGTAGCAGGTCTGTTAGGAGTAACATTGGTCTGTAAATTTGAATGAATAACAGATGTGTAAGAGCTTCATGTTTTTATAGTAAATATATTTCCattaaaaaagaaacactTGACATAGCGATTACGCCGACAGCTTGGATAGCTGCTCCTGCAGCTCTGAGGTATCAATGGGCCCCTTCGACTGGACCTGGGTCGTGGCTCCAGCCAGCGAGGCGGCCAAGAGTCGGGCACAGCTCTTCTTGTGCATGAACCAGTGCAGACGCTGGCACTCCCGATCGCAATACTGCACCGCCTTGCACTTGGAGCACTTCTTGTCAGGCTTCTCTTGTCCACAGGTGCTGCAGTAGCTGGTTTCGTCCTGCAAAATGCCAAATGTTGAGCGATTGGAATGCTTTTCAATGAGAACAACAGATAAAACCCACCACAAAGCCGCGCATTCCGTTGATGGCATTGCGGAGGATAACCAGTGCCGGCGGGGCATCCTTGCCTCCAAATTGGGTGGCTATCTGCCTGAAGATGGTGCACTCCCGCACGGGAAACTCCCGCGCACACTCCCTTAACGTGTACTCCACGTAGTCCAGCTGGCCCTGTTCGTTTTCCTTAAGCACCCGCTTCACGAACAGCTCGATAAAGTCGTTCTTGTTTACCTCCGGCTCGCCTCCGCCAGTCTTCTCCTTGTGTTGCGCCTTGAACTGCTCCTCACAGCGGATCAGCTCTGCCACGATCCAGCCCTGGTAGTGGAACTTGAAGGCCAGAAGCTCGTTCATGTCGTGTGTCTTCTGCATCTCCTTCTCGCACATTAGTGCCAGGGTTTTGCGCAGGTTGCTCAGTATCCTGAGAAGTCCTAGGGACTGGGCGTTCAGTGCGATTCTCACGGGATGCAGATTGATTTCGATGACAAAGGTGTGAAAGGCTGATAGCAGCGCAGGCGGAATTAACGGCTCCGTTTGCTGGCCGTGCGCCTGTGTGTAGTACTCCAGTCCAGATCGGGTAATATAGTTGTTAATTGTCTCCACGCAGGCATGGTTTCCACGAAGGCGGCCATCTGTGAGGCGGTGCGCGAGACGCTGTTGATGCTGCTCGGATTGATGCCGGCATCCAGCAGCTGGCGGCACACGTCAGTGCTGCCGGACAGGGCCGCAAAGTGCAAAGGTGTATAGTCGGCCCCATGCTGATTCAAGTGGACATCGGCGCCCTGTTGGGGGAAAAGGGTGGTGTTTGGGAGATCATTCCGCTACTGCGATGTGGACAAACTCACCATGTCTAGCAGTATTTGCACAGCCTCTTTGTTGCCTTTGAAGCTCGCACACGCCAGAAGCGACATGCCCGTGTCGTCCACAAAGTTAACGTCCTTCAGCTGGCTGAACAGCTGCGTGAACCCACTCTTGTCATTCTTGGCTATGCGCTCCAGCAGCAGTTGTATATCGTCCAGTTGGGAGCTCTTGCTGTACGCTGCCATATCGAGTGGGGTTTATTTCCTATTTGCAAGGATTTTAGTCAGAAAAATGAACAAAATTGAAGGAAAATTCACGGTTTCCAGCGTGCAGTAGAAATAGCGATGGGATGTAAGAAGTGCGATAGTTCAGAGCCTTACAGCACTGTTTCTATTTAAAAGTATTGATATATGTGATAGATGCATCAACATCTCAAACTGCCGCGAACATTCGAAAACTTAATATTTTTCACGGCAGTAAACGAAATAATATGTTCACCGTAATTGATTTTTAATCAGTGATTTTTAAACAGTATTATTAGCTAGCTAAGACTCTCATCTCTGAAAATATAATTTTATGAAGAATAAAATATTTCGAATGGTGGGAATTGATGAGATTTTTGTCCTATTTTGTATATTCCATTTATTCTAAATAGGTAAAAAACAGGAGAAAAagttatacaaaaaaaaacaatggaaCAGAATTTATAGTTACTAGATTGTATGTTTATGTCGTTTATGATTTTGTAtcatagttttttttttcaaaataaaaaaagacgAAAATTTGAGCAGTAGGAACGATTACTGTATtacgtttttttttggcaaaaaCATCCAAAGCAATCGCCGCAGCAGGAATACaagtcaagtatttaaaacaaaccagtcaagtaaaaaattgattcattaatcggataaaattatgtgggcagggcttaATGTTCCatctagctaataatattccacggaatataaaaatcgaggaatatgtaaaatagaaatTTAATTCGTCAGAATATTTACGgtatttttaatacttttcGGCATTTTTAGAAGTCAGTATTGATCCGatggtatatttacggtatatcggtatataatggtatattttgtcaATATTCATCAATCTAATCAATTTCATTTTCGACggtatatagaaatccaataaaagcaagtatttagaaaaagccagtcaagtagaaaattgattcactAATCGAAtacaattatgtgggcatggcttaatgttctatctagctaataatattcgacggaatatcaaaaacgaggaatatgtatgaTGGAACTTGgataattcgtcagtatattcaCGGTATATATTTAAAATGATACAGTATATTTTGGTACATTTCTGAGTGTCAGACGATATATTTTATCAATGGGTCTGCGGGCACACTGACGGTCACAAATTTTTTGGCCCGGGacaacaattttttttttctgaatTCAGAAAAGTCCGTTGATATCCACATTGTTTGCTGCGCGCGTTCGTCcaagaattaataaataaaataggtTCAATAAATATACGTTGGGTGCTCAAAAAAATTTGTCCATGCACAGAATAACAATTTAAGCAATTGATTTTGAAATTGTCGCGTCGTTGGCGCCGGGCTGTgtatcgtgtgtgtgtttttaaatattttttttaaatatacatTTTGTGAAAACATTGAAAATCCAACCATGCCATTGGCGCCGCTGCGCTAAAGTCTATCAAACACAGATTACGCGAAAGGTGGTGCAAAAAGTGATAAGCTGCTAAAAATTCCAATGCAGAAGAAACTCTGGATTGGATATAAATAAGAGAAGTCGTTCATGTCGTGTGTCTTCTGCATCTCCTCGCACATTAGTGCCAGGGTTTGCGCAGGTTGCTCAGTATCCTGAGAAGTCCTAGGACTGGGCGTTCAGTGCGATTCTCACGGGATGCAGATTGATTTCGATGACAAAGGTGTGAAAGGCTGATAGCAGCGCAGGCGGAATTAACGGCTCCGTTTGCTGGCCGTGCGCCTGTGTGTAGTACTCCAGTCCAGATCGGGTAATATAGTTGTTAATTGTCTCCACGCAGGCATGGTTTCCCACGAAGGCGGCCATCTGTGAGGCGGTGCGCGAGACGCTGTTGATGCTGCTCGGATTGATGCCGGCATCCAGCAGCTGGCGGCACACGTCAGTGCTGCCGGACAGGGCCGCAAAGTGCAAAGGTGTATAGTCGGCCCCATGCTGATTCAAGTGGACATCGGCGCCCTGTTGGGGGAAAAGGGTGGTGTTTGGGAGATCATTCCGCTACTGCGATGTGGACAAACTCACCATGTCTAGCAGTATTTGCACAGCCTCTTTGTTGCCTTTGAAGCTCGCACACGCCAGAAGCGACATGCCCGTGTCGTCCACAAAGTTAACGTCCTTCAGCTGGCTGAACAGCTGCGTGAACCCACTCTTGTCATTCTTGGCTATGCGCTCCAGCAGCAGTTGTATATCGTCCAGTTGGAGCTCTTGCTGTACGCTGCCATATCGAGTGGGGTTTATTTCCTATTTGCAAGGATTTTAGTCAGAAAAATGAACAAAATTGAAGGAAAATTCACGGTTTCCAG contains:
- the LOC117186667 gene encoding ankyrin repeat and MYND domain-containing protein 2-like, which gives rise to MPKSIKNTEINPTRYGSVQQELQLDDIQLLLERIAKNDKSGFTQLFSQLKDVNFVDDTGMSLLACASFKGNKEAVQILLDMGADVHLNQHGADYTPLHFAALSGSTDVCRQLLDAGINPSSINSVSRTASQMAAFVGNHACVETINNYITRSGLEYYTQAHGQQTEPLIPPALLSAFHTFVIEINLHPVRIALNAQSSYSKSSQLDDIQLLLERIAKNDKSGFTQLFSQLKDVNFVDDTGMSLLACASFKGNKEAVQILLDMRVPPAAGCRHQSEQHQQRLAHRLTDGRLRGNHACVETINNYITRSGLEYYTQAHGQQTEPLIPPALLSAFHTFVIEINLHPVRIALNAQSLGLLRILSNLRKTLALMCEKEMQKTHDMNELLAFKFHYQGWIVAELIRCEEQFKAQHKEKTGGGEPEVNKNDFIELFVKRVLKENEQGQLDYVEYTLRECAREFPVRECTIFRQIATQFGGKDAPPALVILRNAINGMRGFVDETSYCSTCGQEKPDKKCSKCKAVQYCDRECQRLHWFMHKKSCARLLAASLAGATTQVQSKGPIDTSELQEQLSKLSA
- the LOC117186361 gene encoding ankyrin repeat and MYND domain-containing protein 2-like; translation: MAAYSKSSQLDDIQLLLERIAKNDKSGFTQLFSQLKDVNFVDDTGMSLLACASFKGNKEAVQILLDMGADVHLNQHGTDYTPLHFAALSGSTDVCRQLLDAGINPSSINSVSRTASQMAAFVGNHACVETINNYITRSGLEYYTQAHGQQTEPLIPPALLSAFHTFVIEINLHPVRIALNAQSLGLLRILSNLRKTLALMCEKEMQKTHDMNELLAFKFHYQGWIVAELIRCEEQFKAQHKEKTGGGEPEVNKNDFIELFVKRVLKENEQGQLDYVEYTLRECAREFPVRECTIFRQIATQFGGKDAPPALVILRNAINGMRGFVDETSYCSTCGQEKPDKKCSKCKAVQYCDRECQRLHWFMHKKSCARLLAASLAGATTQVQSKGPIDTSELQEQLSKLSA
- the LOC117186326 gene encoding 1,2-dihydroxy-3-keto-5-methylthiopentene dioxygenase, which translates into the protein MVKVWFMDDEQETDQRLEHHRSPPDYLELPELYQKTGVEYFKINADDYQNDAILGELRAKRGYTYDDEITCSEKCLPDYANKLKNFFTEHLHTDEEIRLVLDGSGYFDVRDNEEQWLRIQVVKGDLIIIPAGIYHRFTLDSNNFIKARRYFVGEPVWTPHNRPADDLDCRKSYLKHQAESFVQLNQV
- the LOC117186362 gene encoding 1,2-dihydroxy-3-keto-5-methylthiopentene dioxygenase-like, with protein sequence MVKVWFMDDEQATDQRLEHHRSPPDYLELPELYQKTGVEYFKINADDYQNDAILGELRAKRGYTYDDEITCSEKCLPDYANKLKNFFTEHLHTDEEIRLVLDGSGYFDVRDNEEQWLRIQVVKGDLIIIPAGIYHRFTLDSNNFIKARRYFVGEPVWTPHNRPADDLDCRKSYLKHQAESFVQLNQV